GTGGCGGACATGGAGAGGACGTCGACGGAGGTGCGCAGCCGCTTCATCGCCTCCTTGTGCTCGACGCCGAAGCGCTGCTCCTCGTCGACGATGATCAGGCCGAGGTCCTTGAACCTCGTGTCGGCGTTGAAGAGCCGGTGGGTGCCGACCACGACGTCGACGGTGCCGTCGGCGAGGCCGGCGATCGTCTCGGCGGCCTCCTTGTCGGTCTGGAACCGGCTCAGCGGCTTGAGGTTGATCGGGAACCCGCTCATGCGCTCGGAGAACGTCGCGAGGTGCTGGTTGACGAGCAACGTCGTCGGCACCAGGACGGCGACCTGCTTGCCGTCCTGGACCGCCTTGAAGGCCGCGCGCACGGCGATCTCGGTCTTGCCGTAGCCGACGTCGCCGCAGATCAGCCGGTCCATCGGGACCGTGCGCTCCATGTCGGCCTTGACCTCGTCGACCGTGGTCAGCTGGTCGGGGGTCTCGTGGAACGGGAAGGCGTCCTCGAGCTCGCGCTGCCAGGGGGTGTCGGGGCCGAAGGCGTGGCCCTGGGTGGCCTGGCGGGCGGCGTACAGCTTGATCAGCTCGGCCGCGATCTCGCGGACCGCCTTGCGCGCCTTGTTCTTGCGCTTGGTCCAGTCGCCGCCGCCGAGCCGGTCGAGGCTGGGCTGCTCTCCGCCGACGTAGCGGGTGACCTGGTCGAGGGTGTCGGCCGGCACGAACAGTCGGTCGGGCGGGCCGCCGCGCTTGGAGGGGCCGTACTCGAGGACGAGGTATTCGCGCACCGCGCCCTGCACCTCGCGCTGCTTCATCTCGACGAAGCGACCCACGCCGTGCTGCTCGTGGACGACGTAGTCGCCGGCCTTGAGCTCGAGCGGGTCGATCTGCCGCTTGCGGCGCACGGGCATCGCGCCCTTGTCGCGCACCGACGCCTTGGTGCCGACGATGTCCTCGCCGGTGAGGACGACCAGGCCGCGGCCGGTGTCGACCAGGCCGTGGCCGAGGTTGCCGCAGGTGATGGTGACGACGGCCGGGTCGAGCTGGTGGCCGGCCGGGATCTCCTCGACCAGGCGGGCCGGGACGTCCTGCTCCCCCAGCGCCTCGACCATGCGCTGCGCGGGCCCGTGGCCGACGTGGACGACCGCGACCGCCTGGCCCTCGCCGCGCCAGCGGGCGATGTCGGCGAAGGCCTTCGCCACGTCCCCGCGGTACGACGGCGCCGGCTGAGCGCTGCTGGGCGCCTCCTCGTCGAGGCCGAACGGGCTGAACGTCCACCACGACTGCCCGCGCTCGCGAGCATGCGCCCGGACGTCGGCGAGCGACTGGTACGACGCCGCCTGCAGGTCGATCGGCGCCTGCCCGCCGCTGGCGGCGGTGGCCCAGGACGCGGCGAGGAACTCCTCGCTGGTCGCGACCAGGTCGTGCGCGCGGGCGCGGGCCCGCTCGGGGTCGAGGACCAGGATCCGGGTGTCCTCGGGCATCAGGTCGACGAGCAGCTCGAGCTCGTCGACGAGCGCCGGGATCAGCGCCTCCATGCCCTCCACGGCGATGCCCTGGGCGAGCTTGTCGGTGATCTCGAGGAGCTGCGGGTGGGACTGCCCGAGCTCGGCGGCACGGGCCCGGACCTCGTCGGTCAGCAGCAGCTCGCGGCACGGCGGCGCCCACAGCCGGTCGACCTTGGTGATCGTGCGCTGGTCGGCGACCGCGAACGAGCGGATCTCGTCGACCTCGTCGCCGAAGAACTCCACGCGCAGCGGGTGCTCCTCGGTCGGCGGGAAGACGTCGACGATGCCGCCGCGGACCGCGAACTCGCCGCGCTTCTCGACCAGGTCGACGCGGGAGTACGCCGCACCGACCAGCCCGGCCACGACGTCGTCGATCTCCGCGGTCGAGCCGACGCTCAGCTCGACCGGCACCAGGTCGCCGAGGCCCTTGACCTGCGGCTGCAGCACGCTGCGGACCGGAGCCACGACGACCTGGACCGGCCCGGTCGCGGGGTCGGTGCCGGGGTGGCACAGGCGGCGCAGCACCGCGAGGCGGCGCCCGACGGTGTCGCTGCGCGGGCTGAGCCGCTCGTGGGGCAGCGTCTCCCAGCTCGGGTAGTAGGCCACGCCCGCCGGGTCGATCAGGTCGCCCAGCTCGGCGACCAGCTGCTCGGCCTCGCGGGTGGTGGCGGTGACCACGAGCACCGGCCGACCGGCCCGGACCAGGCCGGCGGCCAGGAAGGGCCGCAGCGCCTCCGGACCGGTCAGCTCACCGGTCGGCTGGGCACCGCTCGTGGCGCCGGCCAGCGCGGCGGACAGGGTCGGGTCGGCGAGGACGGCGTCGGCGAGGCCGGCGAGACTCACGGGGCACACCTTTGGTCGAGGAACACGACGATCGCCCCCGGTCCACGTGCGACCGGGGGTGCGGGCACCAGCCTACGACCCGCCGCCGACAGCCCGTCGGGTCAGCCGAACCGCCCGTTGACGTAGTCGTAGGTCCGCGAGTCCTGCGGGCTCTGGAACATCGCCTCGGTGGCGCCGTGCTCGACGATCACGCCGGGCTGGCCCTGCGAGGCGAGGAAGAACGCGCACTGGTCGGAGACGCGCGCGGCCTGCTGCATGTTGTGGGTGACGATCACGATCGTCACCTCGCGGGCGAGGTCGAGCATCGTCTCCTCGATCACCCGGGTGGAGGTCGGGTCGAGGGCCGAGCAGGGCTCGTCCATGAGCAGCACCCGCGGCCGGATCGCCAGCGAGCGGGCGATGCACAGGCGCTGCTGCTGGCCGCCGGACAGTCCGCCGCCCGGCGCGTCGAGACGGTCCTTGACCTCGTTCCACAGCCCGCCCTTGACCAGGCAGGACTCGACGAGGTCGTCCTTGTCGGCCCGCTTCATCCGGGTGCCGGTGAGCCTGAGGCCGGCCAGCACGTTCTCCCGGATCGACATCGCCGGGAACGGGTTCGGCTTCTGGAACACCATGCCGATCGCGCGGCGGGCGTCGATGAGCCGCTTGCCGGGGTCGTAGATGTCCTCGCCGTCGAGCAGCACCTCACCGGCCAGCTGGGCCGAGGGGACCAGCTCGTGCATCCGGTTGAGGATGCGCAGGAAGGTCGACTTGCCGCAGCCGGACGGGCCGATCAGGGCGGTGATCCGGCCCGGATCCATCGTGAGCGAGACCCGGTCGAGGACCTTGTGGTCACCGAACCACGCCGTGATCTCCCGGGCCTCGAGCGCGGCCAGGCCCGTCGGTACGGCGGCGTCGACCGGCGTGGCGGGATCGAGGCGGGGTACGTCGGCACGGACCTCGGGGATGACGGTCGTGTCGTCGGCGTTGGGGTACATCGGCTCTCTTCTCATCGGTCGGTGCCGGGCGGCCACGAGGGCCGCCCGGCACCGGTGCTGCGGGTGCTGCGAGTCCTACGGGTGCTGCGGGGTGGTGCGAGTGCTGGGTCAGGACGCGGCGGCGACCGCGGCGGTGGCCGCCTTGACCGCCTTCTTGGCCTTCTTCAGCTTCTTCTTGAGCTTGGCCTTCTTGGCGCCCGTGGCCGACTTGACCTGCTTCTTGAGCTTGACCACCTTGGCCTTCGCGGCGTCGAGCTGGGCCTGTGCGGCGACGAGCGCGGCGGACGGGCCGGCGACCGGCGGCGCGTAGCTGACGGTGACCGTGGCCTCGGAGACCTGGAAGCGGGCCTGGCTCGGGTTGTAGACGGCCTTGTAGGTGTGGGCGCCCACGCTCGGCGCCGGTACGACGAACCGGGCCTCGCCGCCGACGATCGGCACGTTGGCCTTGAGGACGGTGTCGCCCTCCTTGAAGGTCACGGTGCCGAGCGGGGTCGACGAGCCGCCGACCTTGGCGACGAGGCTGACGCCCGCGCCGGTGCTGGTCCCGGTCAGCGTGGTGCTGGTCGCGACCGGCTCGTTGGTGGTGAAGTCGCTGGTCGTGTCGGCGGCGGTGCCGCAGACGCCGCCGTTGGCCGGCGTGGCGAGCTGGGTCAGGCCACCCGCGGCGATCGCGTCCCTGGCGGCCGAGGAGCACAGGAAGCCGCTCTCACCGAAGAAGGCCTGGACCGAGGCGTTGTTGATGTCGGTGGCACGCACCACGTTGTAGACCGCGCGCTTGAAGGCGAGCTCGCCCTCGAGCAGGCGCACGGTGTTGCCGGGGATCAGCCCGGCGCGGCCCTTGGAGATCGGGACGATCACGTCGGGGTCGTTCTTGACCGGCGCGTCGGAGTGCTCCTGGACGCTGGCCTCGCCGGCGTCCTTGACGTCGTTGCCGTTGGTGTCGACGTAGTCCTTGACGCAGGAGCCGTAGTTGGCGACGCCGAGCTGGGCCTTGAAGAACTTCTCGGTGCCCGAGCCGCTCTGCGGGACCAGCGGCTTGATGACGCCCGCGGTGCCGCCGACCTGGTTCCAGTTGGTGGTCGTGCAGCTGTAGATGGCGATGAGCTGCGCCTTGGTCAGCGACGCCGGCGCGTGCGACGCGGTGCTGTTGGAGACCGCGGCGACGACGGTGTCGACCGCGAAGGGGATGCCCTCGAGGTCGGCACCCTCGGCCTCCTTGCCCGTGCCGCCGACGCGGTCGGAGGAGCGGGCGAAGTCGACCTCGCTGTACTGGGCGGCGTTGCGCAGCGCCGCCTTGCCGGCACTGGAGCCGTTCGGCCGGGGCTGAGCGAGGTTGGGCGCGGGCAGGTTGACGTCGCCGCCACCCAGCGCGCTGAACGTGGCGACGTCGAAGCCGTGGCTGCCGGCGTTCCAGAGCAGCGCGGCGTTGTGCAGCGCGAGCATGGTGGTGTCGGAGCCGACGCCGATCAGGTCGGCCGACACGGGAGCGGCCTTGCTGTCCTCGGGCTGCGGAACGTACTCGGCGTGGGCCGGAGAGGCGATCAGCGTCACCGCCGACGTGGCCACCGCGGCCGCGAAGGCGGCCGTGAGGGTCTTGCGTACGGACATTGCGTTGTTCGACTTTCTGTGAGTGGTCTGCGGCTACTGGTGCAGCCACAGCGAGGACACCGCCCGACGGCGGCGATCAGGTCAGGTTGGGCAGGAGCCGCATCACTCCGTCGGTCGTCACCCATGCCAGGGCGATCGCGAGGGGGGTCGCAACCACCCACACGTGCACCAGCGACCATCTCTGACGGGCGGCGATGACCCCGAGCGTCAACGCCAGGAGCAGCGCGAGATCGAGGGCCAGCAGGGGCAGCACCCCTGTGTCGGTGCCCATCGGCTTCTCCGGTTCGGGGACCGTCGGCGGCAGGCCGGACGGTGCGGGGAACGCCGAGTCCGCCTCGGCGTCGACGTAGAGGGCCTCGCCCGGCGCGATCGCGCGCAGCCGGCCGTGGCCCTCGGCGGTGACCAGCGTGAGTCGCGCCCGGCCGGCCGCGAGCGGCTGGGGCAGCGGGTCTCCGCTGCGGCGCACGGTCGTGACCGTGAACGCCACCCGGCCCTGGGCGACGGTCACCTCGATCCGGTCGCCGGGCTCGAGCCGGTCGAGGTCGCGGAACGGGCTGCCGTACGTCGCGGCGCGGCCGAACACCACGGAGGCGCCGGCCTGGCCGGGCAGCACGGTGTTGCGCAGGTGGCCGGGCCCGGCGAGGAGGTCACCGGACGCGGTGCCCTCGACGACGACCTGCTGCAGGCCCAGCCGCGGGACCTGGATCAGCGCGACCGGTGCGCCCGGCTCGGTGACCGGCCCCACGCTCGCGGTCGCGGCGGCGACCTCGGCCCGGAACTCGTCGTACAGCAGTGCCTGGCTGCGCTCCTGGGCGACCCCGCCGAGGACGAGCAGCTGCAGCGCCATCCACAGCGTGACGAGTGCGGCCATGGTGGCCGAGGTGCTGATGACCGTGCTGGCGGTCTCGGCCCGGCTGGGCGGCCCGTCCTGCCGGGACGGGCGCGGGGCGCGCCGCTGCGGGCGGCGCCGGGGGCGCGCCCCGCTCTCCCGCGGCACGGTCTGCTCGCTCGCCGCGACCGGCGACTCCTCCAGCGTCGTCATCGACGGCTCCGGACCTGGACGACCCGCGACACGGCGCTGACGACCGTGAACACCAGGCCCAGCAGGAGCAGCACCGGCAGCAGCCGGCCACTCCACTCGGAGGACACCGCGTGAGTCGGGGGCATGGTGACGGCGCCGGGGGCCGCCGCTGCCGGACCTGCGGCGGGCGCGGCGGCGACGGGCTCCCCGGCGGGCGCGGCGGCCGCCGTCCCCGGGTTCACGGTCGCGGGACCGGCCTCGGCCGGCGCCGCGGCCGGCACCTTCTGCCTCTCGATCGCCCGGGCGACGCGCTGGGCCCGCGTGTAGAGCGCGCGGGTGGCGCCGGTGTCGCGGATCGGCACGAAGCCGCCCGGCAGCTCGCCGTTGCCGCTCCCGGCCCGCTGGCCCTCCGTCGTGGCGATCCGGATGAACTGCGCGACCTTGCCGGCGTCCTCCGGGGCGAGGTTCCGCAGCCGGGCCGCGGTGTAGACGACCATCGTGCCCGGGTAGGCGTTGCCCGCCTTGCGCAGCTTCGCCATGTCCATCTCGAACGGGCCGCGCCTGCCCTCGGGCCTGGCGAGCTTGACCGCTGCCGTCAACGAGTCGACCGACGGTATGACATACCGGCCCGGCCGGGTCTCCAGGCCCGCGGTGCGCAGGCCGTAGCGCTGGGCGTCACCGAGGCTGACGATGCCGAGCATGAAGCGGTCGCCGTAGTGCTGCCGCTCGGTCCGCCCGAGCTTGTAGATCGGCGGCGTGACGCTGAGGTCGGTGTCGCAGCGGGTCTGCACGTTCGGCCACGCGTCCAGCAGCGCCTCGGCGATCTTGCGCATCGTCGAGACCGGGGCGGCGAGGTCGTTGAAGTACGTCGACGGGTTGTTCGCCTTGCAGTCGGTGCCGCCCTTGGGGATGTAGCCGTCGAGCAGCGGCCACTCGTCGCGGGGCAGCTTGATCTTGCGGTACGACGGGTTGACCCGCATGCCCCACGGGTCCGGCTTGCCCTTGACGAAGTCCGTCGCCGCCTTGTCACTGGCGATGTAGTCGGTGAGCCGGCGGATGACGTCGGAGGAGTTGGACAGCGACAGCAGCGCGGCTCCGGCCTCCTGGGCCTCCTGCGACAGGCCGGGGTTGAGCGCGACGAACTCCGGGTCCTTCATGATCGCCCAGGGGTTCTGCTCCATCCCCGGGTGCCCCGCTCCGAAGCTCGATCCCGTGTAGGACTGGGTGAGCAGCTTGGCGAGCAGCCGGGCGTTGAGCCGGAGGTCGGCGTACTCACCCGCGTTGCCGGGCCGGTCGATGATGTAGCCGATGCCGAAGCCGGTGAGGGCCGTCGGCGCGTAGCCGACGGGATCGCCCTCCGTCTCGTACTCGGAGGAGACCAGTGCTGCCGCGCCGCCGCCCGAGGACATCAGCGAGAACCCCGCCTGGTCGGGCATCTGGTTGTGCTGGAACTTGAACCGCGACTTGTTCAGGCAGTACGCCGGAGCCCACTGCAGGGCGGCCTGCGCGAGCAGCTCGGAGCCGTAGAAGCCGGTCGGTGCCCGCGGGTCGAGGATGTCGCAGGTGTCCGGCGGGTCACCGAAGGTCACCGGGATCACGAAGCGGTTGCGCCAGTTGGACTGGGCCCACCACAGCATCGGCGAGACCGCCTGGTCGACGCCGACGTTGGTGACGTTGCTGGAGCCGGGAGCGAACTGGCCGGTGCGCCGGCAGGACTTCTCGACGACGCTCAGGTCGCGCTCGTCGGCGGTGGAGCCGGCCTCGCAGCTGATCCCGACGATCGGGATGACGACGATCGAGCAGGCCACCGACTTGCTGCAGCCGAGGGACTCGTTCTCGACGTCGGTGCGCACCTCGAACTGGACCGAGCCCTTGCCGTCGGCGTCGGTGTACGCCGCGATCTCGTTGGCGGGCAGTGCCGCGTCCGCCGCCGCCTCGGGCGGCATCGTCTTGGCGTCGCACGCCGCGAAGACCTGCCCCTTGGCGCTCACGAACGGCACCAGCCGCGTGTAGAGCAGGCCGGTGCGGTCGATGGTCGGGCACGCGTCGGCACCCGGGACGTCGCCCTTGCTGCTGGTCACCTTCTCGGTGTCGGACGCGAGGGCGTAGAGGTCCTCGGTCCAGGTCGCGTCGCTGGCCGACTTCGAGACCTGCGAGCGCTGGCCGAAGGACGACGTCCAGCAGGTCTCCGGCCTCACCTCGGCGCCGGTCCCCCGGCACTGCAGGACCACGACCGGGTACTCCTGGTTCATGCCGCCCGGGCCGAAGGGGTCGTTGGCCCGCCCGCCACTGGGCTGGGCACCGCTCCAGGTGATGCCCACCCGCTCCCGCCCGCGCAGGTTGCGCGTGTGGTCGGCGCTGACGGTGACCTGCCAGGGCTTGCCGGTGTTCGGGTCGGAGATCTCGGTCGACGAGCCGTCCGCGGCGACGAGCTCGCGCTCCATCGCTTGAGTGCTGCTCCATGCGTCACCGGCGCCGGCCGCGCGCGGCGTCACGGGCTGGGGCCGGTCGGCGGCGGCCGGGGCGGTGACGCCCGTCGCGGCGCTGGCGGCGACGACGAGCCCGACGAGGGCGAGCCGGGGGCTGCGCCGCCTCATCGCGACGTCCCCCCGGCGGCCAGCCGGCGCCGGAACATCGCGGCCAGCAGGCCGGGCAGCAGCACCAGGGCGAGCAGCTCCAGCACCACGACCCAGCCGAAGGGCCGGCGGTCACCGGCCCGCTCAGCTGACAGCGTGTCGGGCGAGGCCGTCACGGGCTGGCTGGTGGCGGCCACCGGTGTGGTGCCGTCGGTGGCGACCGGTACCTCCTGGCCGGTGACCGGATCGACGGCTGCCGGCGGTGCGGCGCCGGCGGCGGGCGCCGTACCTCCCGCGGCCGCGGCCTGCTCGTCGGTGGCGGGCTTGCCGGTGCCGGTGTCGTAGCCGCACGGACCGGCGCCGTCCTTGTCGCACTCCGGCGGCTTGGGCGCCTTCTCCGCCAGCAGGTTCTTGTCGAGGTTCTTGCCGTCGAAGGTGGGGTTGTTGCAGCTCTTGACGTCGCGGTCGGTCAGCTCGACGGCCGGGTCGGCCGCCTTCAGCTTCGCGATCTGGTCGAACCCGGCCTGGACCAGGTTGAGCGGCAGCGAGGAGTAGCCGTACGCGCCCGCCTTCGTCTGCCCGGTGCACAGCGAGTAGTACATGAAGTCGGCGAGGGTCTGCCGCTTGGCCGTCGACATCCGCTGGTCACCGGCACCGGTGGGCAGCAGCATGTACGAGTACGACGAGATCGGGTAGGACCGCGGGTCGTTGTGGGTGTAGACCCCGTCGAGGTTCTGCGTCAGGTACAGCGGCGACGTCGTGTCCATGTTGATCTTGGCCTGCGTCAGTGCCACCGCGGTGTTGAACTGCGTGGGCTCGACGTAGTAGCCGGCCGCGTTCCTCACCTTCACCACCGGGTAGTGGGCGTTGATCGCGTAGGAGTACTCGACGTACCCGATCATCCCGTTGCCCGAGAAGCCCTTGATCGTGTTCATCACCTGGTCGGAGCCGGCCTGGCTGACCATCCGGCTGCCCGACTTCTTGGGGTAGTACGACGTCAGCCCGGCCCGGCCGAAGTAGGCCCGCCAGATGCTGGGGTACTGCTTGTCCATCCAGGTGGTGAACTGTGCCGTCGTACCGGATCCGTCGGAGCGGACCACGGGGATGATCGGCAGGGCCGGGAACTTGCGGCCGTTGTTGTCCTTGGCGATCGCCGGGTCGTTCCAGTTGGTGATCTGGTTGGTGAAGATCTTGGCCAGCGTCTCCCCCGACAGGCGCAGGTTCTTGACCTGCTCGTTGCCGATCTTGAGCTGGTAGGTGAAGGCGGTGCCACCGGCCACGATGGGCAGGTAGGCGTACTGCCGGCCCTGGCTGGTGTCGGCCTGGCCCTGCTCGTCGGTGCCCTGGTACGGGATCTCGGAGATCGCGAAGTCGACGCTGTTGTTGGCGAAGTCCTTGCGGCCCTTGGTCGAGCCGCCGCCGGTGTAGACGACCTTCATGCCGTTGGCGTTCACGTCGGCGATCCACTGCTGGACGATGAGCTCCGACCAGGTCGAGCCGGTGCCCTCGATCTGGGCGTACGGCACGGCACCCCACGCCGCCAGGGGCAGGCTGATGCCGCAGATCATGGCGAGCAGGGTGGCCGTCAGGGCGCGTCCTCGGCGCTTCACGAGCTGGTCTCCTTCATGGCAGGGGCTTCATGGCACGGGGCCGGGTGGTCTTCCTCGCCCTCCTCGGGCGGGCCACGACCCGCGCGAGGACGAAGAGGAACAGCACGAGCGCGAGCAGGACGGTGGCGGCCGCGAAGGCGCGAGTGATCGCCTGCGGCTCGCCGCTGCGGACGGTCGTGTAGATGTAGAGCGGCAGCGAGTTCATGACGCCGTCGGTGGGTCCGACGACCATGAACGCGGCGGCGCCGGAGGTCAGCAGCACGGGCGAGGTCTCCCCCACCCCGCGGGCGACACCGAGGATGACGGCGGTCGCGAGGCCCGGCCGGGCCGTCGGCAGCACGACGTGCCACACGGTCCGCCACCGGCTGGCACCGAGGGCGAGCCCGGCCTCGCGCAGGTTGCCGGGCACGACGCGCAGCACCACGTCGGCGGCCCGGGCGACGATCGGCAGCATCATCACGGCGAGGGCGAGCGCGGCGGCCAACCCGGAGCGCGGCCAGCCCGCGACCACGATCACCGTCGTGTAGACGAACAGTCCGGCGACCACCGACGGCAGCGCCGTCATCGCCTCGACGATCGTGCGTACCAGGCCGGCGAACCGGCCCCCGACCTCGGTCATGAAGATCGCGGTGCCGATGCCGAGCGGCAGCACGATGACCAGCGCGATGCCGATCTCGATGACCGAGCCGACGGTCGCGTGGGCGATGCCGCCCATGTCGAAGGGGTCCTTGGGGCCGACGCCGGCCATGTCGTCGACGAAGAAGTTGGCGTGCAGCAGCGGCCGCCAGCCGCGCAGCACGATGAACGACAGCGTGCTCACCAGGGCCGCGCCGACGACCAGGGCACCGCCGGTGACGACGGACGCCACGAGCCGGTCGCGCACCTCGACCATCGACACGGTCAGTGCCGAGAGGACCGCGGTGACGGCAAGCCCGAGGACGAACCAGACGACGAGGAACCAGGCCGGCCCGGGGAGCGGCAGCAGTCGCTGGGTGACCAACCAGGCCATCCCCAGCGCCGAGGCCCAGGCGCCCCAGCGCACGAACCTCTCGTCGGCGGTGGGCCGGCCGAGGGAGGGGCGAGGTACGGCGGGAGCCGCGTCGTCGTCGTACTTGGGCAGGACGGTCGCACGCTGCGGCCGGACCGGCGAGGTCGTGGGAGCCGTGGTCATCTCAGGCCTCCGCCCCGGCGCCCGAGCGGCTCCGGCTGACCACGACGGCAGCGAGCGTGTTGACCGCGAGGGTGATGACGAACAGCACGAAGCCGGCCGCCAGGAGCGCGGAGAGCTGGCTGGCGCTGGCGTCGCCGAAGCGGCCCGCGATCAGCGC
The genomic region above belongs to Nocardioides sp. QY071 and contains:
- a CDS encoding class E sortase; protein product: MTTLEESPVAASEQTVPRESGARPRRRPQRRAPRPSRQDGPPSRAETASTVISTSATMAALVTLWMALQLLVLGGVAQERSQALLYDEFRAEVAAATASVGPVTEPGAPVALIQVPRLGLQQVVVEGTASGDLLAGPGHLRNTVLPGQAGASVVFGRAATYGSPFRDLDRLEPGDRIEVTVAQGRVAFTVTTVRRSGDPLPQPLAAGRARLTLVTAEGHGRLRAIAPGEALYVDAEADSAFPAPSGLPPTVPEPEKPMGTDTGVLPLLALDLALLLALTLGVIAARQRWSLVHVWVVATPLAIALAWVTTDGVMRLLPNLT
- a CDS encoding substrate-binding domain-containing protein yields the protein MSVRKTLTAAFAAAVATSAVTLIASPAHAEYVPQPEDSKAAPVSADLIGVGSDTTMLALHNAALLWNAGSHGFDVATFSALGGGDVNLPAPNLAQPRPNGSSAGKAALRNAAQYSEVDFARSSDRVGGTGKEAEGADLEGIPFAVDTVVAAVSNSTASHAPASLTKAQLIAIYSCTTTNWNQVGGTAGVIKPLVPQSGSGTEKFFKAQLGVANYGSCVKDYVDTNGNDVKDAGEASVQEHSDAPVKNDPDVIVPISKGRAGLIPGNTVRLLEGELAFKRAVYNVVRATDINNASVQAFFGESGFLCSSAARDAIAAGGLTQLATPANGGVCGTAADTTSDFTTNEPVATSTTLTGTSTGAGVSLVAKVGGSSTPLGTVTFKEGDTVLKANVPIVGGEARFVVPAPSVGAHTYKAVYNPSQARFQVSEATVTVSYAPPVAGPSAALVAAQAQLDAAKAKVVKLKKQVKSATGAKKAKLKKKLKKAKKAVKAATAAVAAAS
- a CDS encoding substrate-binding domain-containing protein yields the protein MKRRGRALTATLLAMICGISLPLAAWGAVPYAQIEGTGSTWSELIVQQWIADVNANGMKVVYTGGGSTKGRKDFANNSVDFAISEIPYQGTDEQGQADTSQGRQYAYLPIVAGGTAFTYQLKIGNEQVKNLRLSGETLAKIFTNQITNWNDPAIAKDNNGRKFPALPIIPVVRSDGSGTTAQFTTWMDKQYPSIWRAYFGRAGLTSYYPKKSGSRMVSQAGSDQVMNTIKGFSGNGMIGYVEYSYAINAHYPVVKVRNAAGYYVEPTQFNTAVALTQAKINMDTTSPLYLTQNLDGVYTHNDPRSYPISSYSYMLLPTGAGDQRMSTAKRQTLADFMYYSLCTGQTKAGAYGYSSLPLNLVQAGFDQIAKLKAADPAVELTDRDVKSCNNPTFDGKNLDKNLLAEKAPKPPECDKDGAGPCGYDTGTGKPATDEQAAAAGGTAPAAGAAPPAAVDPVTGQEVPVATDGTTPVAATSQPVTASPDTLSAERAGDRRPFGWVVVLELLALVLLPGLLAAMFRRRLAAGGTSR
- a CDS encoding phosphate ABC transporter ATP-binding protein, with product MYPNADDTTVIPEVRADVPRLDPATPVDAAVPTGLAALEAREITAWFGDHKVLDRVSLTMDPGRITALIGPSGCGKSTFLRILNRMHELVPSAQLAGEVLLDGEDIYDPGKRLIDARRAIGMVFQKPNPFPAMSIRENVLAGLRLTGTRMKRADKDDLVESCLVKGGLWNEVKDRLDAPGGGLSGGQQQRLCIARSLAIRPRVLLMDEPCSALDPTSTRVIEETMLDLAREVTIVIVTHNMQQAARVSDQCAFFLASQGQPGVIVEHGATEAMFQSPQDSRTYDYVNGRFG
- the mfd gene encoding transcription-repair coupling factor, yielding MSLAGLADAVLADPTLSAALAGATSGAQPTGELTGPEALRPFLAAGLVRAGRPVLVVTATTREAEQLVAELGDLIDPAGVAYYPSWETLPHERLSPRSDTVGRRLAVLRRLCHPGTDPATGPVQVVVAPVRSVLQPQVKGLGDLVPVELSVGSTAEIDDVVAGLVGAAYSRVDLVEKRGEFAVRGGIVDVFPPTEEHPLRVEFFGDEVDEIRSFAVADQRTITKVDRLWAPPCRELLLTDEVRARAAELGQSHPQLLEITDKLAQGIAVEGMEALIPALVDELELLVDLMPEDTRILVLDPERARARAHDLVATSEEFLAASWATAASGGQAPIDLQAASYQSLADVRAHARERGQSWWTFSPFGLDEEAPSSAQPAPSYRGDVAKAFADIARWRGEGQAVAVVHVGHGPAQRMVEALGEQDVPARLVEEIPAGHQLDPAVVTITCGNLGHGLVDTGRGLVVLTGEDIVGTKASVRDKGAMPVRRKRQIDPLELKAGDYVVHEQHGVGRFVEMKQREVQGAVREYLVLEYGPSKRGGPPDRLFVPADTLDQVTRYVGGEQPSLDRLGGGDWTKRKNKARKAVREIAAELIKLYAARQATQGHAFGPDTPWQRELEDAFPFHETPDQLTTVDEVKADMERTVPMDRLICGDVGYGKTEIAVRAAFKAVQDGKQVAVLVPTTLLVNQHLATFSERMSGFPINLKPLSRFQTDKEAAETIAGLADGTVDVVVGTHRLFNADTRFKDLGLIIVDEEQRFGVEHKEAMKRLRTSVDVLSMSATPIPRTLEMAITGIREMSTITTPPEERHPVLTYVGGYEDRQVVAAVRRELLRDGQVFYIHNRVSSIEKAAAKIRELVPEARVATAHGQMGEHQLEQVMVDFWEKNFDVLVCTTIVESGIDVSNANTMIIERSDTLGLSQLHQLRGRVGRSRERAYAYFLYPTEKPLTETAHERLATLAQHSDLGGGMAIAMKDLEIRGAGNLLGGEQSGHIADVGFDLYVRLVGEAVRDFRSDPGAPEQLEEVRIELPVEAHLPHDYIPSERLRLEIYKRLAEVRTDADVDEIIGELQDRYGEPPEQVTALLLVARFRARVRQAGVKEVTTVGKNVRFHPVVLPESRTVRLNRLYPKSIVKHQLESILVPRPGIPGRTGTPLEGVALLEWARLVIDSVIDPKE
- the pstA gene encoding phosphate ABC transporter permease PstA → MTTAPTTSPVRPQRATVLPKYDDDAAPAVPRPSLGRPTADERFVRWGAWASALGMAWLVTQRLLPLPGPAWFLVVWFVLGLAVTAVLSALTVSMVEVRDRLVASVVTGGALVVGAALVSTLSFIVLRGWRPLLHANFFVDDMAGVGPKDPFDMGGIAHATVGSVIEIGIALVIVLPLGIGTAIFMTEVGGRFAGLVRTIVEAMTALPSVVAGLFVYTTVIVVAGWPRSGLAAALALAVMMLPIVARAADVVLRVVPGNLREAGLALGASRWRTVWHVVLPTARPGLATAVILGVARGVGETSPVLLTSGAAAFMVVGPTDGVMNSLPLYIYTTVRSGEPQAITRAFAAATVLLALVLFLFVLARVVARPRRARKTTRPRAMKPLP